One segment of Allorhodopirellula heiligendammensis DNA contains the following:
- a CDS encoding sigma-70 family RNA polymerase sigma factor: MIRPSHDTCDDAQRYERFLDLFTADRDGIYGYIFSLLPNHADAEDVFQKCCIVLWRKLDLYVEGSSFLGWACTVAHYEVLNFRRTVKHDRLCFSQELIEQLSHQQQVLQGGKSPRSEALRSCLQKLTTMDRELLDTLYGPDQSLAEHAKATGKALQSLYNRAGMLRRKLGQCVQQSLQLSGVDS; the protein is encoded by the coding sequence ATGATCCGACCAAGTCATGACACTTGCGACGACGCTCAACGCTATGAGCGTTTCCTTGATTTATTCACCGCTGATCGCGACGGTATCTACGGTTATATTTTTTCTTTGTTGCCCAATCATGCCGATGCCGAAGACGTCTTCCAGAAGTGCTGTATCGTGCTCTGGCGTAAACTCGATCTCTACGTCGAGGGAAGTTCATTCTTGGGATGGGCGTGTACGGTGGCGCATTACGAAGTTCTCAATTTCCGTCGAACCGTCAAACACGATCGGCTTTGTTTCAGCCAAGAGTTGATTGAGCAACTGTCACATCAGCAGCAGGTATTGCAGGGCGGCAAGAGCCCGCGAAGTGAGGCCCTGCGGTCCTGTCTGCAGAAGCTCACGACGATGGATCGAGAATTATTAGACACACTCTACGGCCCCGATCAGAGCCTCGCTGAGCATGCCAAGGCAACGGGCAAGGCGTTGCAATCACTGTACAATCGCGCAGGGATGCTACGCCGCAAACTCGGTCAGTGTGTCCAGCAGTCGTTGCAGTTGTCAGGAGTTGACTCGTGA
- a CDS encoding FecR domain-containing protein, producing MINRLEEGRFDQLLNALIDRRITAVQFEELGFLLLDDPIRQRRYLDEIAIHLELAQLLRCDRYTPGIPVEIESAAKRSRLSHYRMGLLALAMTILIVATSAGLLIKAGLGGRVSESMPRGADLIRSHAAGEELSAQVAVVLAQNSSAEFFGTMPPAVGATMEMNRQYIMTYGSIELAFPKGATALLEAPAIFLVASTERLYLESGQCSVHAPDGAEGFQLETPLANVIDLGTRFGVSVDISGETNVQVIEGAAEVIEKDLHGAHRAVPALLKANDVGVYPADVDRIESSLEFDPSAYRYGLRDRILQYKASMSESPDARGVEDLLSISVQRGGRPYDYRIEQMIPSEITSFRSTQPQEVQPVAYRFGDERPISELLRSDNSLDTGILNPGASKVPLTTSPDENTVGMALRFAQPVVNSAGPDIVLFELQGYGNPKQGDAFHVSPLQFREGLHSHTIGEFDIPMTSPEALEVAGFGLLRFEHSIDSLSDLDSGRYSRRYRHFNFRALAVGIDLSDLGYAEGDVVTGMFLQDADDDDDTHNGGSMVDPVYVGGFPPILSDRQDVPSELPARNGKIFTE from the coding sequence GTGATTAATCGATTGGAGGAGGGGCGATTTGACCAGTTGCTCAACGCCTTGATTGACCGGCGAATCACTGCTGTGCAGTTTGAGGAGCTGGGGTTTTTGCTGCTGGATGACCCCATCCGGCAGCGACGTTACCTCGATGAGATCGCGATTCATCTTGAGCTCGCTCAACTTCTACGATGTGATCGATACACTCCAGGAATTCCCGTCGAGATCGAGTCGGCGGCCAAGCGTTCTCGGTTGAGCCACTATCGAATGGGGCTGCTCGCATTGGCGATGACGATTCTGATCGTTGCGACATCAGCGGGCTTGCTAATCAAAGCAGGTCTCGGTGGGAGAGTTTCCGAATCGATGCCGCGAGGTGCAGACTTGATTCGTTCGCATGCTGCTGGCGAGGAGCTGTCAGCTCAGGTTGCGGTTGTATTGGCGCAGAATTCGAGTGCTGAGTTTTTTGGGACGATGCCGCCAGCCGTGGGTGCCACAATGGAGATGAATCGCCAGTACATCATGACGTATGGCTCGATCGAGTTGGCGTTCCCGAAAGGAGCGACAGCATTGTTGGAGGCGCCGGCAATTTTTTTGGTCGCCTCCACCGAACGATTGTATCTCGAGTCCGGCCAGTGTTCGGTGCACGCACCCGACGGAGCCGAAGGTTTTCAATTGGAGACACCCTTAGCAAATGTGATTGACCTGGGCACGCGATTCGGTGTCAGTGTTGATATCTCCGGGGAGACCAACGTGCAGGTGATCGAAGGAGCAGCGGAAGTTATTGAGAAGGATTTGCACGGTGCTCACCGAGCAGTGCCTGCTCTATTGAAGGCAAATGATGTTGGCGTCTATCCGGCGGATGTCGATCGCATTGAGAGCTCCCTTGAGTTCGACCCGTCGGCCTACCGATACGGTTTGCGAGATCGGATCCTCCAGTACAAGGCATCCATGTCTGAAAGTCCCGATGCACGCGGTGTCGAGGATCTGCTGTCGATCTCAGTGCAGCGAGGAGGTCGTCCGTATGACTATCGCATCGAACAGATGATTCCCTCTGAGATCACATCCTTCCGCTCTACACAGCCGCAAGAAGTCCAACCGGTCGCGTACCGGTTTGGCGACGAACGTCCGATCAGCGAGCTGCTGCGGTCTGATAATTCGCTCGATACGGGGATATTGAACCCAGGAGCGTCGAAGGTCCCGTTGACGACCAGCCCTGATGAGAACACCGTCGGAATGGCCCTCCGGTTCGCCCAACCTGTCGTCAATTCGGCGGGTCCGGACATTGTCTTATTTGAACTCCAAGGCTATGGCAACCCGAAGCAGGGGGATGCATTCCATGTCAGTCCACTTCAATTCCGCGAGGGCTTGCATTCGCACACCATTGGTGAGTTTGACATTCCAATGACGTCGCCGGAGGCACTGGAAGTAGCGGGATTTGGGCTGCTGCGATTCGAACATTCCATTGATTCGCTATCGGATTTGGATTCGGGACGATATTCCCGGCGCTATCGGCATTTCAACTTCCGCGCTTTGGCCGTAGGCATCGACCTGTCGGATTTGGGATATGCTGAAGGCGATGTGGTGACGGGAATGTTTCTGCAAGACGCCGACGATGATGATGATACGCACAATGGTGGATCGATGGTGGATCCGGTTTACGTGGGTGGGTTCCCCCCGATCTTGAGCGATCGGCAAGATGTACCGTCCGAACTGCCCGCTCGCAATGGAAAGATTTTTACTGAATGA
- a CDS encoding DUF1553 domain-containing protein, translating into MNIMSVYRFAVLIVVVTLVNVDQVRSRCNAHTVAHWEFGSEAAMPLELHGDVYRDQEGPRPPEFPDFSSDNTALRFDGRGFLTLDDPGPNSDFDFTSGDEITLEAWVRMDDQGSGAPMYIIGKGRSGGKSVTRDNQNWALRVVSGNELIKGSFLFATPRSPEATGASDHWHRWTTNAGFAVGSGWHHVAVSYRFGEPDSIRGWIDGQPTDGTWDMGGATFKSPVVDNDAVWIGSASGGNFGNSFRGWLDGVAVHRVALDDKAMASRFNRLGGARVIGPQPETQPGLGEIPPGQVLISVAEGFASNTRWLNENETWPAESVRYYTDSFLLSRLPLRFDEWGIRSRWADPLLVRIAGDVELPVGKHPFLVRTRSLSRLWIDGELANRTPTVKRRGGNLQPIVPIPDPLVPGARLLPFPQQEVFFEHQIAPADSAADPTDRQLGRRRVRVVLEFIVGGGGQRIESGEVCVAIQPRGVGPLLVLTPDSASPLQLTDEAIEPKLSRLETQLRAIDDFNRKQAADSQAEFWQMRHDFARAWAQQELGDPVERFLHAENNQNVEINVDGRKHVIDQFVEQKILAAGGRATESDGTVSTHFHEQVLPILRDQCFRCHSTKMQGELRLDSLSHALTGGESGEPAIVPGDPDASELILRVRDGDMPPTDEGLSAEQIAVLEKWVADGAQWPAVASTVASGNEVPLVEDAAFLRRAYLDTVGVGPTPDEVRAFLAEDTPRKREAIVEKLLSDDRYADHWVSFWMDLLAENPGLLNASLNSTGPFRWFLYDSLRDRKPLDRMVTELIMMRGSASDGGSAGFALAGENDSPMAAKAHILSSAFLGIELQCARCHDSPFHSTTQEDLFSIAAMLNRKSLSPPKTSRVPAAFFDGIGRESLIKVTLKPGAQVQPQWPFTAVTGTEDSDALSALMHQPTDSRERLAALITGPQNQRFAKVVVNHLWNRLIGAGIVQPLNDWEGHTASHPELLDWLAYELLTHDYDLCHVQQLIMTSELYGRQALGTNRDASAEQRFFHAPDPRRLTAESIVDSLFESSGQRMDSEELTFVHDGSATTRTRMTLGKPHRGWMLAGLNNERDRPSLSMPRAQAVVDVLQAFGWIAERQQPIAQRNQDANVLQPGILANGNLTMSLTRASARSQLADLAVQSETPEQLLEELFLRFLARYPNPSERDTFVSALAVGFDERLLPSDEIVPVSLAAPLPQSTWTNHLVPEANQIQLEWQERVRRGPDADPRLEAVWRQRYEDVIWSLVNAPEFVWIP; encoded by the coding sequence ATGAATATTATGTCAGTCTATCGGTTTGCCGTACTCATCGTTGTGGTGACACTGGTCAACGTCGATCAAGTTCGTTCTCGCTGTAACGCCCACACGGTCGCGCATTGGGAATTCGGTAGTGAAGCGGCCATGCCGTTGGAATTGCACGGTGACGTCTACCGGGATCAAGAGGGGCCGCGGCCGCCTGAGTTCCCAGACTTCTCGAGCGACAACACAGCCCTGAGATTTGACGGGCGGGGATTTCTGACGCTCGACGATCCCGGGCCTAACAGCGACTTTGACTTCACCTCAGGCGATGAGATCACCTTGGAAGCGTGGGTCCGCATGGATGATCAGGGCAGTGGAGCGCCGATGTACATCATCGGTAAGGGCCGCAGTGGTGGCAAATCCGTGACGCGGGACAATCAAAATTGGGCGCTGCGTGTCGTCTCCGGCAATGAATTGATCAAAGGCAGCTTCCTATTTGCAACGCCCCGTTCACCGGAGGCCACAGGAGCCAGCGATCACTGGCATCGTTGGACAACCAATGCGGGTTTCGCGGTTGGATCCGGTTGGCATCATGTCGCTGTTTCCTACCGTTTCGGTGAGCCCGATTCGATCCGCGGCTGGATCGATGGGCAGCCGACCGACGGAACGTGGGATATGGGCGGCGCGACCTTCAAGAGTCCAGTGGTCGACAACGACGCGGTTTGGATTGGCTCGGCCAGTGGCGGCAATTTCGGCAACAGCTTTCGTGGCTGGTTGGATGGGGTTGCCGTGCACCGCGTTGCTCTGGATGACAAGGCGATGGCTTCGCGTTTCAATCGGCTCGGAGGCGCGCGAGTGATCGGGCCACAACCTGAAACGCAGCCGGGCCTCGGGGAAATTCCGCCTGGACAGGTTTTGATTAGCGTTGCCGAAGGGTTCGCTAGCAACACGCGGTGGCTCAATGAGAATGAGACTTGGCCTGCCGAGAGTGTGCGATACTACACGGATTCGTTTTTGCTGTCGCGCCTTCCGCTGCGATTTGATGAATGGGGCATTCGTAGCCGATGGGCGGACCCGCTCTTGGTCCGCATCGCCGGCGACGTCGAGTTGCCCGTGGGCAAGCATCCGTTTCTGGTGCGAACTCGCTCGCTGAGTCGTTTGTGGATTGATGGTGAGCTGGCCAACCGCACGCCCACGGTGAAGCGTCGGGGTGGCAACCTACAACCAATCGTTCCGATCCCCGATCCCTTAGTCCCCGGAGCCCGGCTTCTCCCCTTTCCGCAACAGGAGGTGTTCTTCGAGCATCAGATTGCGCCAGCAGACAGCGCCGCTGATCCTACCGATAGACAGCTCGGCCGACGCCGCGTTCGCGTCGTGCTGGAGTTCATCGTTGGTGGCGGTGGTCAGCGGATCGAGTCCGGTGAAGTGTGTGTCGCCATCCAGCCGAGAGGCGTCGGTCCTCTGCTCGTACTAACACCGGATTCAGCCTCACCACTCCAGCTCACCGACGAGGCAATTGAGCCGAAGCTAAGCCGTCTCGAAACGCAGTTGCGAGCGATCGATGATTTCAATCGAAAGCAGGCTGCAGATTCCCAGGCTGAATTCTGGCAGATGCGACATGATTTTGCCCGCGCCTGGGCACAGCAGGAGCTCGGTGATCCTGTTGAGAGATTCCTGCACGCCGAAAACAACCAAAATGTCGAGATCAATGTCGATGGTCGGAAGCATGTCATCGATCAGTTTGTAGAGCAGAAGATTTTGGCCGCGGGCGGTCGGGCGACCGAGTCCGATGGCACAGTTTCGACGCATTTTCACGAACAGGTGTTGCCCATTTTGCGTGACCAGTGCTTCCGCTGTCACAGCACGAAGATGCAGGGAGAGCTGCGATTGGACTCGCTCAGTCACGCCCTGACTGGCGGTGAATCCGGAGAGCCTGCGATCGTTCCTGGTGACCCAGATGCCAGCGAGTTGATTCTTCGGGTGCGCGACGGTGACATGCCGCCAACCGATGAGGGACTCAGCGCGGAACAAATCGCTGTGCTGGAAAAATGGGTTGCAGATGGCGCTCAATGGCCTGCAGTCGCCTCAACTGTCGCGAGCGGCAACGAGGTACCCCTGGTTGAGGACGCAGCTTTTCTGCGGCGCGCTTATTTGGACACAGTAGGCGTAGGGCCGACGCCAGATGAAGTTCGCGCTTTCCTCGCTGAGGACACACCACGCAAGCGAGAGGCAATCGTCGAGAAGTTGCTCAGCGATGATCGGTACGCTGATCATTGGGTCAGTTTTTGGATGGATCTGCTCGCCGAGAATCCTGGTCTGTTGAATGCTTCCCTCAACAGCACGGGCCCGTTTCGCTGGTTCCTGTATGATTCGCTACGGGACCGCAAGCCGCTCGACCGGATGGTAACGGAGCTGATTATGATGCGTGGAAGTGCATCGGATGGAGGCAGTGCCGGATTTGCACTCGCCGGTGAGAACGATTCACCCATGGCCGCGAAAGCGCACATCCTCTCGTCTGCGTTTCTTGGAATCGAGTTGCAATGTGCTCGCTGCCATGATTCTCCGTTTCATAGCACCACTCAAGAAGATCTGTTTTCCATTGCCGCGATGTTAAATCGCAAATCGTTATCGCCACCGAAGACGAGCCGCGTGCCTGCCGCATTCTTTGATGGCATCGGTCGCGAGTCGCTGATAAAGGTAACGTTAAAACCGGGGGCTCAGGTACAGCCTCAGTGGCCGTTCACCGCAGTAACAGGGACCGAAGACTCCGACGCGCTAAGTGCTTTGATGCACCAGCCCACGGACAGCCGCGAACGCTTAGCGGCGCTGATCACCGGTCCCCAGAACCAACGATTTGCGAAGGTTGTCGTCAACCATCTATGGAACCGTCTGATCGGTGCTGGTATCGTCCAGCCGCTCAATGATTGGGAAGGGCACACCGCGAGCCATCCAGAACTGCTCGATTGGCTGGCCTATGAATTGTTGACTCATGACTACGATCTCTGTCACGTTCAGCAGTTAATCATGACATCGGAGCTCTATGGGCGGCAGGCTCTCGGGACGAATCGCGATGCGAGCGCGGAGCAACGTTTCTTCCACGCCCCCGATCCACGGCGGTTGACGGCGGAATCGATTGTGGATTCACTGTTCGAGTCAAGTGGCCAACGCATGGATAGCGAAGAACTGACGTTTGTCCATGACGGTTCCGCCACGACGAGAACGCGGATGACGCTTGGCAAACCGCATCGTGGCTGGATGCTAGCGGGATTGAATAATGAACGCGACCGACCGAGTCTGTCGATGCCCCGTGCGCAAGCCGTGGTGGATGTCTTGCAGGCATTCGGATGGATTGCCGAACGCCAGCAACCGATCGCCCAACGCAACCAAGACGCCAATGTGCTGCAGCCCGGCATTCTGGCAAACGGCAATCTCACCATGTCTCTCACGCGTGCTAGCGCTCGCAGCCAGCTGGCCGATCTGGCGGTGCAAAGTGAAACGCCAGAGCAGCTTCTCGAAGAGCTGTTCCTGCGATTTTTGGCCCGCTACCCTAATCCCTCTGAGCGTGACACGTTCGTCAGTGCACTTGCAGTTGGGTTCGACGAACGCTTGCTGCCAAGCGATGAGATTGTGCCAGTCAGCCTCGCTGCACCGCTGCCACAATCGACGTGGACCAATCATTTGGTACCCGAAGCAAATCAGATCCAGCTGGAGTGGCAAGAGCGGGTAAGAAGAGGTCCCGACGCCGATCCGCGTTTGGAGGCCGTGTGGCGGCAACGCTACGAAGATGTGATTTGGAGTCTCGTCAACGCCCCCGAATTCGTTTGGATACCATGA
- a CDS encoding DUF1501 domain-containing protein produces the protein MSQSTRRQFLQTSAATAGAMSLPASAICGAAAPLVKGDAEHVISIWLGGGMGQMDTFDPKRKGDPKAKVAGSYYDAIDTSVPGVQVCEHLSGVAKVMEHVTAVRSVHHEVIDEHAAATNRLHTGRSISGTVTYPSLGSMISHERGSAGDGAPPYVLIGYPNVTRGPGFLGAKHGYLYLTDTSQGPAGLSPPAGISQSRQDRRQAYLAELRRTTGMSEMRALAEYDAVIQESLKLSGPQFGSVFNLDEEPGHLRNQYGGEFGQRCLLSRRLVERGVRFVEVSHNLNFLNGSGWDVHNNGIVNQYKLIAELDQSLATLIADLRSKQLLDKTLIMVTTEFGRPADFDSGGGRGHQGTAFSCVLAGGGLTHRGAYGETDEIAKRIVANPVSIPDLFATVCAAVGVDHQKNLYDGDRPIPITDQGTPISALFT, from the coding sequence ATGTCTCAGTCAACACGCCGTCAGTTCCTGCAGACGAGCGCCGCAACGGCGGGTGCAATGTCGCTTCCTGCGTCTGCGATCTGCGGAGCCGCCGCACCGCTTGTTAAAGGCGACGCGGAGCATGTCATCTCCATCTGGCTCGGAGGTGGCATGGGGCAGATGGATACTTTCGATCCGAAACGGAAAGGCGATCCGAAGGCGAAGGTAGCGGGTTCGTACTACGATGCCATTGATACGTCAGTCCCCGGTGTTCAAGTCTGCGAGCATCTGTCGGGTGTCGCAAAAGTAATGGAACATGTCACTGCGGTGCGATCGGTTCATCACGAGGTGATTGACGAGCACGCGGCGGCAACGAATCGGCTTCACACTGGCCGCTCGATCAGCGGGACGGTGACCTATCCCTCGCTCGGATCGATGATTTCGCACGAACGAGGCAGCGCTGGTGACGGAGCGCCACCCTACGTCTTGATCGGTTACCCTAACGTCACCCGTGGTCCTGGATTCCTCGGTGCAAAGCATGGATATCTTTATTTAACTGACACGAGCCAGGGACCGGCCGGCCTGTCACCTCCGGCCGGGATCAGCCAGTCCCGCCAAGACCGTCGCCAAGCCTATCTGGCGGAACTGCGACGTACAACAGGAATGAGTGAAATGAGGGCGTTGGCTGAGTATGACGCTGTGATCCAGGAAAGTTTAAAGCTCAGTGGGCCGCAGTTTGGCTCGGTATTTAATCTCGACGAAGAGCCCGGTCACCTACGGAATCAATATGGCGGCGAGTTTGGCCAGCGATGTCTACTCAGTAGGCGTCTGGTTGAACGCGGCGTGCGTTTCGTAGAGGTCAGCCACAACTTGAACTTTCTCAATGGATCCGGTTGGGATGTGCACAACAACGGGATCGTCAACCAATACAAATTAATCGCGGAGCTGGACCAATCCCTGGCAACTCTGATCGCGGATTTGCGTAGCAAACAACTCCTCGACAAAACTCTGATTATGGTTACGACGGAGTTTGGACGCCCTGCGGATTTCGACAGCGGCGGTGGTCGTGGGCACCAGGGGACCGCGTTCAGCTGCGTGCTTGCCGGTGGGGGCCTCACTCACCGTGGCGCCTATGGCGAAACCGATGAGATTGCTAAACGTATCGTTGCGAATCCGGTGTCCATACCTGATCTCTTCGCGACCGTTTGCGCCGCCGTGGGCGTTGACCATCAAAAGAACTTGTACGATGGCGATCGCCCGATCCCAATCACCGACCAGGGCACACCGATTAGTGCGTTGTTTACTTAG